The genomic window CCCGAGTCACCCGCCGCGAAGGAGGTGGACTTGAAATAGACCTCCAGGGCCTTGCCGGGCATATACCCCACGGGCCATTCGGCCTTGTCGTGCTTGGTGGCCTTGCCGCGGTTATGGCAGGAGCCGCATATCTGGGAGGCCACGCCGCTGGTCAGCTTGGCCGGGTTGACTATGGTTGAGCGCTTGTCGAACACCTGGGCCTTGGGCAGCGCAGCATGCCAGGAGCCGGGGCCGTGGCAGGCCTCGCAGCCCACGCTCGGCTCGAAGGTGTTCTTCTGGAGGTCGACGCCCGTGGCGTGGCAGCCGCCGCAGGCCAGGATCCAGGAGGTCTTTTCCCAGGTGCCCTCGTTGTAGTTGACCCAGCGCCCGGTATCGGAGTTGTATTGGATGGGCGCGATCACCAGCATCCCGTTTTTCTCGATGATGTAACGCTGCTTCCACTGGCTGCCGATGGTGTAGAGCACCTCGTCGGGCTTGGGTATGTAGAATTCCTCGGGCTTGAGCTTGAGCCCCTGGAGTTTGGCGAGGTCGGCCCGGATGACTTCCGGGTTGAGTTCGGTGATGATGACGTCCTTGTCCTTGCGGGCGTCGCCCAGCATGCGGCTGTGCAGGGTCATCTTCCAGGAGTCGGTGTGTTCGAGGTGGCAGGATTTGCACCGGTCGGAACCGACATAGGCTTTCGGCTTGGACGTGACCTCCGCCACGTTGACCTTCTCCCCTCCGCCTCCACCGCAGGCCGTCACGGCCAGCAACGCCAGAACCGCCAGCAGATCCAGGAACAAGGACGTCCTTTTCATATGCCGATCCTCCTCGGTTGACTCTACCCGATACGCTTACCCCCAATCCATTTATAAAACTGATCCGATTGGACCAGTAAGACACCCGAAGAAACATGGTGTCAAGCTCCAACATTGAGAACACACCCGGAGGGGTGTCCGCTTAACACATTGAAATGTTTGGTGGAGTTAGCGACTGTCGCCCGCCGGACCTCAGTGTTTCCCGGAAAAAGGGGCGGCCGGCTGAAGCCGGCCGCCCCCCTGAAGGCTCGTCACACCGCGCCTAGAGGCGAGTGAAGTTGTGGCACTTGGAGCAATCGTACTTCCTGTCAGTCACGTGCTTGGAGTGGACCTTGGTGAAGCGCTCGGTCGCGGTCCACTCCCCTGAATTATCCCCGTGGCAGCCGCTGCTGCAGGTGCTCAGGTTGGGGTTCTTGAGGGCGTAGCCCAGGGTGGTGAAGTCCACGGGCTTCGGCTGCCCGGGCGCGACGTGGCACGTGGCGCAGGCCAGAGCCTGGGTGCGGGGGCGCACGCCGTGGTAGATGCCCTGAAGCCGCTCGGTGTCGGCGAACTGGTAGCCATTGGGCAACGTCCAGCCCACGGCCGCCACGCCCTGCAGGATGGCCTGGTTCACGTCGGCAGTCTGGAAGAGGATGCCCATCTTGAGCGGCAGCAGGCGCCCGGTGGCGGGATCGACGGGCTGCTTGGCCAGGTGGCGCTTGAGCGGGATCAGCTTGGAGGGCTTGTCGTTCACGCCGCCCACGGGGCCGGCCATGAGGGTGCGCCCGTTGGCCTGCGGGGCGACGGGGTCGCCGAACTTGTAGAAGGTGCTCGTGCCGTTGGACCAGCCGTAGGTGGGGGTCACGTTGGACTGGAACTGGATCCAGGGCTCGTAGAGCCGGGCCGCGTTGACCTGGGGCGTGTTCGAGTAGTCGCGGAACATGTCGGTGGGGGTCGCCGACGCGAACGTGGGGATGTGGCAGGTCTGGCAGGCGACCTTCTCCGCGTGCTTGTTGAGCCGGCTGAGATTGGCGGTATTCGTGTGCGGCGTGGCGGTATGGCAGCCGCCCATGGTGCAGCTCACGGGCTGGGCCGGGTTGTCCACTTCACGCAGGTCGGTGCCTCGCCCGCCGATGCGGTGGCTGGATGTCTTGTGGCAGGTGGCGCAGGTGAACTTCTGCCCGTCGGCGGACATGTGCACGTCATGCGTGAAGGGCGGGTTGGTCAGAATGGGCTCGATGTCGCCACGCTTGTTGTTGTTGCCGCCCCCGGACTTGACGTGGCAGCGCAGGCAGGCGTCGCGGCCGGGCTTGCCGATGTCGGCCGCGGCCTGCTTGGCGCTCACGCCCATGGCGGCCACGTCCGGCACGAAGTGCGCGGTGCCGCCCTCCAACGAGACGGTGCGCTTGTATTTGACTGAATGGCACATCAGGCAGTCGATGTTGGTCAGCGTCGGGTTGGCCAGCTCGGCGGTGTCGAGCTTCTTGCCCTTGCCCACATGGCAGGCGGCGCAGCCGCCGTCCACGGCCTTGCCGTCCACGTTGGTCAGCTTGGCGAGCCAGTTGAAGTCCGGGTAGATGCAGTAATCGTTGATGCCCCCCAGCTTGCCCACGTCGCCGGTGAGGTTTGAGACTCCGCCCGCGTCGCCCCGCCAGCGGTAGTGCGCCGAGGCCCCCATGGCGGCGGCCTGGGTCTGGTGACACTTCAGGCAGGTGGCGGTGATGTTGTTGGGGTCCAGCCCGCCCACACGCGCGGCGTGGCTGCCGGTCAGGTGCGTCGCCGCGGCGATGCCGGGCACCGTCAGGAGGAGAAGGTCGTCTACAGCGAGCGCCGGGGTGGCCATGGCGCCCGACCAGGAGAGGGATATGCCGGCCAGAGTGAGGAGGAGATACAGCGCCTGTCTGCTCATAAAGCACCATCCGGGATATGGGGTCGTTGAAGGCCCGGCCCCCGCCGATCCAACAGGGCGGGACAATCAACCGGGCCTCGGAAATGCTGACGGCCCCACCCTAGGAAAATAGGAATCGACTGACAAGATTAAATCTGCGCCGATGTATTGTGTTCATCTATTCTTCATGGTATAGAGAAAAATTTCACTATAAACACCTATCCGCGAACGGAATTCCCTCTCCCCCCCCCGGTAACCGCCATTCAGGCTGAGGCTATCCGCTGCGCAGCCAGGTCCGCGGATTGGAGCGCTCACTCACGAAGCCCCTCGCGCGCGCCGGGTCTGCCGCCGAGGGCGGTGCGGACCGCCGGCAAGGCCAACGGGGCGACGACATCATCCGGGTGGCGCCCCTCGGGTTGCGCGGCGGTTTGCGGCCTCCGAACGCTTACGGCCCGGCAGATTCATGCTCCCAAATAGCTGGCCGTTCCAAGGCGTTTCACATCCCGGAAAACCGAAGGAGCGGATGCACAAAGGCCGGAGAGGACAAGCGCGCGGGGTGCCCAAGCGCCCGGAATCACGATACCGTCTGTGGTGCGGGGGAATCGCAAGCGGCTCAAGGACGGCAGGCTCCTCATCGATTCAAGCTGCCCTTGTCGGATGTCCCCTTGACATTGGCCGGGGTATTCATATCTAATGGACCTGTCTGAAGGGGAGTAGCTCTTCCGGGCAAGGTCAACAATACTGGCGTCGATAACCCGGCGCTTGGCCTTGCCGTCGGCCCCAACCGATGAGCGAGACCTTCAGCATGAGTAATCATGCTGGAGGTCTTTTTATTTCGGGACCTCCAGCCAAACCTGGCACCCCGGAGGTTCCATGCGAAAAAGTCTTTTTTTTCCCACACGTCCTGAGCCGAGCGTTCCCGGCTTACGCACGACAGCCGTCGTTCTTGCCGCCCGTCCTCCTGCGGACATGATGCGCTGGTTGTGCGCCCCTCTCGTCGCGCTCGCCGTTCTCCTCATGTCGATCGATCTTGCAGAGGCCAAGCGGATGGGCGGGGGCAGCTCGTTCGGCAGCAAGGATTCCTACTCCAAGAGCTATGACAAGCCGACGCCCCCGAACAAGAACATGACCACGGATCGCCAAACCACGCCGAACCAGCAGGCGGCGCCTGGAGGATTCATGTCCAAGTTCGGCGGGATCGGCGGCATGCTAGGCGGCCTGCTGATAGGCGGCATGCTCGGATCGCTCCTGTTCGGCGGTGTCGGCGGAGGCTTCGGCATTCTGGAGATCCTCCTGCTCGGCGTAGCCGGATTCATGCTCTTCAGGTTCATCCGCTCGCGGAGGGCCGCCCAGGCTGGTCAGGCGGCCCAGATGGAGCAGGCCGCGCCCGCGGGGGGATACAGGTTTGCCTACGCCCACGCTCCGGCGGGCGGCCACGACGCTGGCGGGAGCACCGACGGCTGGGCCTCCGTGCGCTCGACCCCTGGCGGAACGGGCGGTTCGGCGAATATCGCGCCGCCCGTCATGCCCGCCGGCCTCGACGAGGCGGAATTCCTGGCCGGGGCAAAGGCCCTGTATTCCAGGCTCCAGGCGTCCTGGGACCGCCGCGACCTGGAAGACATCCGTGGCTTCACCAGCCCCGAGGTGTTTGCCGAGATATCCCGCCAGGCAAAGGAAGACCCGGCTCCCGGCAAAACCGACATCCTGATGGTCGAAGCGCGCGTGATCGAGGCAGGCACGCAGGGATCGCAGACCGTGATATCGGTTCTGTATGATGCCCTGCTCCGAGAGGACCAGACGGATACCCGGTCCACGCAGGTGAGGGAAGTCTGGCACATCCGCAGGGATGAGTCAGCGTCCAACCCCCAGTGGACCCTCGAGGGAATCCAACAACTGGCCAACTGACGAATGAACGCCATGAATCATAAAGGAGAAATCCAATGAAGTGTCCGCACTGCGACGTAGACCTCATGATGACGGAGAGGCAGGGCATTGAGATAGACTACTGTTCAAAATGCCGCGGGGTGTGGCTGGACAGAGGCGAGCTGGACAAGATCATAGAGCGGTCTGCCCAGGATGGCCATGGGCACGCGCAGCCGCGCCAGCAGCAGCCTGTTCAGACCTATCAAAGGCCGGAGCATCATCAGAATGATGGGCATCGGGACTATCGTGGAGACAAGCACTACAAGCACCACAAAAAGAAGTCCTGGTTAGGTGAAGTCTTTGATTTCGATTGATTTGCCCATGACCGGGGGGCCGCATGGCGGCCTCTCGCGAACAGCGTGCCGGACCGGCGGAGCGGTCCGGCACGCCTTGCCTTCGACTGTGTTTGCATCCGAGGCAAGGCGAACAGAGTCTCCAGTTGAAGAACGTGGAACGGACACTACGGTCCGTGCCAGAGGCGCCATGGGTTGCGTACAACAGCGCCTAACATTGTTGCGCATGTGACGTCTCTCTCGCCACATGGGGGTACATGATGAAAATCTTATGGTACGTTGCGCCATTGGTCCTGATGGCGTTGTTCAATACGACGTCTTTCGCCCAGACAGTTCCAAACGAGGAGTGCAAAAGATTCACCGTCGTATTTGAAGACAAGGTCACTGCTGTGCCATCTGGAGTTTATGCGGGCGAAAAACGTATCGGAACAACCCAGCCGGCAGGGCAAGGAAACGATGGCTCCCAAAAGATAGCCATCTGTATCGACCGTAAATATGCGGGCGCCATAGACAAGCACACAATACTGTACTTGTCTGGGGACAAGCTGATGATCTACAATGTGTGGTCAGCCGGGGTCGACCTTCGCGAAGGAGACGATCTGAAGGGCTTTCCAAACAGAAACAGCGTATACATGCATGAAGCACGAGTACTGTTCCATGCGCTCATGGATTATGTATTGTCATTCGTACGCGAACTGCTCGGGAAGTTGCTTGGGGAGACGGTCGTGCAAAACAAAACGCTGTGAACAATCGCCATTGTCCGGCCGCCAGGGAGTCAGCGCGCGGCGTCCGCGAACTCCGGGGGCGGCCGGGGGGAGGCCATGCAACCAGTCCGCATGCTGGTCCGTCCAGCAAACAGCCGCTATGTTTGATGCTG from Fundidesulfovibrio soli includes these protein-coding regions:
- a CDS encoding Tim44 domain-containing protein, translated to MRKSLFFPTRPEPSVPGLRTTAVVLAARPPADMMRWLCAPLVALAVLLMSIDLAEAKRMGGGSSFGSKDSYSKSYDKPTPPNKNMTTDRQTTPNQQAAPGGFMSKFGGIGGMLGGLLIGGMLGSLLFGGVGGGFGILEILLLGVAGFMLFRFIRSRRAAQAGQAAQMEQAAPAGGYRFAYAHAPAGGHDAGGSTDGWASVRSTPGGTGGSANIAPPVMPAGLDEAEFLAGAKALYSRLQASWDRRDLEDIRGFTSPEVFAEISRQAKEDPAPGKTDILMVEARVIEAGTQGSQTVISVLYDALLREDQTDTRSTQVREVWHIRRDESASNPQWTLEGIQQLAN
- a CDS encoding zf-TFIIB domain-containing protein; amino-acid sequence: MKCPHCDVDLMMTERQGIEIDYCSKCRGVWLDRGELDKIIERSAQDGHGHAQPRQQQPVQTYQRPEHHQNDGHRDYRGDKHYKHHKKKSWLGEVFDFD
- a CDS encoding ammonia-forming cytochrome c nitrite reductase subunit c552, whose protein sequence is MKRTSLFLDLLAVLALLAVTACGGGGGEKVNVAEVTSKPKAYVGSDRCKSCHLEHTDSWKMTLHSRMLGDARKDKDVIITELNPEVIRADLAKLQGLKLKPEEFYIPKPDEVLYTIGSQWKQRYIIEKNGMLVIAPIQYNSDTGRWVNYNEGTWEKTSWILACGGCHATGVDLQKNTFEPSVGCEACHGPGSWHAALPKAQVFDKRSTIVNPAKLTSGVASQICGSCHNRGKATKHDKAEWPVGYMPGKALEVYFKSTSFAAGDSGNLYGNEFSKAHHQQYIDWKQSQHYAEGVNCMSCHLVHELGMGKTRFQTREAGSKQCLTCHTRTASNQAHAIHSFGNCVGCHMPRIVKSAESGDLHSHVFKVLLPKETIKDPKMPNSCVTCHHHAKDDLPTLQKKYDALAQLPKPQGKAIDSVDMIKAGN